A window of Bacteroidia bacterium contains these coding sequences:
- the yihA gene encoding ribosome biogenesis GTP-binding protein YihA/YsxC codes for MKVTSAQFISSVASLSACPKTGFKEYAFIGRSNVGKSSLINALLNRKDLAKTSSRPGKTQTINHFLVNEAFYLVDLPGYGYAKVRIESQNKWEKFVNDYILKREEMVQLFVLVDSNIPPQKIDLEFINFLGINSVPFSIVLTKTDRISKTELVKSQVALEKKLLEYWEELPVITKVSSEKRIGLDLIWERMQA; via the coding sequence ATGAAAGTTACCTCAGCCCAATTTATTTCCAGTGTAGCTTCTTTATCAGCTTGTCCTAAAACCGGTTTTAAAGAATATGCGTTTATTGGACGAAGCAATGTGGGGAAATCCTCTCTCATTAATGCTTTGCTCAACCGGAAAGACTTGGCTAAAACCAGTTCAAGACCGGGAAAAACTCAAACCATAAACCACTTTTTGGTAAATGAGGCCTTTTACCTGGTCGATTTGCCCGGTTATGGCTATGCTAAAGTGAGGATTGAAAGCCAAAACAAATGGGAGAAGTTTGTGAACGATTATATTTTGAAAAGGGAAGAAATGGTGCAGTTGTTTGTATTGGTTGATAGCAATATTCCCCCACAAAAAATTGATTTAGAGTTTATAAACTTCCTGGGAATTAATTCGGTACCCTTTTCGATAGTGCTCACAAAAACCGATCGGATCAGCAAGACAGAATTGGTGAAAAGTCAGGTAGCTTTGGAGAAAAAGCTTTTGGAATATTGGGAAGAATTGCCGGTGATAACCAAGGTGTCGTCGGAAAAAAGAATAGGATTGGATTTGATTTGGGAGCGTATGCAGGCTTAA
- a CDS encoding YifB family Mg chelatase-like AAA ATPase, translating to MLVKTYGSTVHGVNATTITVEVNIADGVNFSLVGLPDSAVKESQQRIQAALKNNGYRIPGKAITVNMAPADLRKEGSAYDLTIAIGILAASAQMKDSEVGKYIIMGELSLDGGLQPMKGVLPIAIQAKAEGFKGMILPMTNAREAAIVADLEVYGCDTIKQVIDFFNEVGTLERVEVNTREEFYQRQSLWEVDFADVKGQENIKRSLEIAASGGHNVILIGPPGAGKTMLAKRLPTILPPMTLHEALETTKIHSVAGKMTKGEHSGLISTRPFRSPHHTVSDVALVGGGSFPQPGEISLAHNGVLFLDELPEFKRQVLEVMRQPLEDRIVTISRARFSVDYPASFILIASMNPCPCGYHNHPEKECQCAPGIVQRYLNKISGPLMDRIDLHVEVVPVSFSELTLERPSERSETIRERVIQARKIQEERFKEQPGVYCNAQMSSKMLREVCRIDESGKQLLKAATDRLGLSARAFDRILKVSRTIADLDRSQRIMSQHLAEAIQFRSLDREGWAG from the coding sequence ATGTTAGTTAAGACGTATGGAAGCACCGTTCATGGTGTAAATGCCACCACTATAACTGTGGAAGTAAACATAGCCGACGGGGTTAATTTCTCCTTGGTAGGCTTACCCGATTCGGCGGTAAAGGAGAGTCAGCAACGAATTCAGGCTGCCTTAAAAAACAATGGTTATCGGATACCCGGCAAGGCCATTACGGTGAATATGGCTCCGGCAGATTTGAGAAAAGAAGGTTCGGCTTACGATTTAACTATTGCCATAGGCATCTTAGCTGCATCGGCACAGATGAAGGATTCAGAAGTTGGAAAGTATATCATTATGGGAGAACTTTCCCTGGATGGAGGGTTGCAACCCATGAAAGGAGTTTTACCCATAGCAATTCAGGCCAAGGCTGAAGGGTTTAAGGGAATGATTTTACCCATGACCAATGCCAGGGAGGCTGCCATTGTTGCCGATTTAGAGGTATATGGATGTGATACCATTAAGCAGGTAATTGACTTTTTTAACGAGGTAGGTACACTTGAACGGGTGGAGGTAAACACAAGGGAAGAATTTTATCAGCGTCAATCCTTGTGGGAAGTTGATTTTGCAGATGTAAAAGGCCAGGAGAACATTAAGCGTTCGTTGGAAATCGCTGCTTCGGGCGGACATAATGTGATATTAATTGGTCCGCCGGGAGCCGGAAAGACCATGTTGGCCAAGCGTTTGCCTACCATTTTACCTCCAATGACCCTTCATGAAGCGCTGGAGACAACCAAGATACATTCGGTGGCCGGTAAAATGACCAAAGGAGAACACAGTGGATTAATTTCAACGCGTCCTTTCAGGAGTCCTCATCATACTGTTTCGGATGTAGCCTTGGTTGGTGGAGGTAGTTTTCCTCAACCCGGAGAAATTTCGCTTGCACACAATGGGGTATTGTTTTTAGACGAGTTACCCGAGTTTAAGAGGCAGGTTTTGGAGGTGATGCGGCAACCGTTGGAAGATCGAATAGTAACGATATCCAGGGCCAGGTTTTCGGTGGACTATCCGGCCAGTTTTATATTGATTGCATCGATGAATCCCTGTCCTTGCGGTTATCACAACCATCCGGAAAAGGAATGCCAGTGTGCTCCTGGCATTGTTCAACGTTACCTGAACAAGATTTCAGGTCCATTGATGGATAGGATAGATTTGCATGTGGAGGTGGTACCTGTATCGTTTAGTGAATTGACATTAGAGCGACCGAGTGAGCGAAGTGAGACTATACGGGAGCGTGTAATACAAGCCAGGAAAATACAAGAAGAGCGATTTAAGGAACAGCCGGGAGTGTATTGCAATGCACAGATGAGTAGTAAGATGTTGAGGGAAGTATGCCGGATAGATGAATCGGGCAAGCAGTTGTTAAAGGCAGCCACGGATAGGTTGGGATTATCGGCCAGGGCATTTGATCGGATTTTGAAGGTTTCGAGAACGATTGCCGATTTGGATAGGAGTCAGCGAATTATGTCACAGCACCTGGCGGAAGCCATTCAATTCAGGAGTTTGGATAGAGAAGGTTGGGCAGGGTAG